The following proteins are encoded in a genomic region of Candidatus Nitrospira nitrificans:
- a CDS encoding glycosyltransferase yields MKPIRVCHLASGDLWAGAEVQIATLLRALKADQRFDLSAIVLNKGRLAEELAAAGISVMVYDESAGAWSTLRSLVSHLRRHRPDIVHSHRYKEHILGAFAAKLSHNSLVVQTYHGLDEHLHGWAAVKMRAYTTLNTIVGKVAGHGFVGVSEEISAILRCRYTTGKVSCIRNGVDLTRVKTTSSGAHLRKQLGISSSEFVIGSVGRLTPVKGLEYLIRAVSKNKGPRERKLLIVGDGPLRPALEGLAREVGVAGRVLFLGARNDVYDLMGVFDVLALPSLHEGVPMVLLEAMAMAVPIIASRVGGIPEILDDEQGALLVQARDVDVLADAIETMANDEVLRNRLRKAARARVESRFSIERTAALTGDLYCELMGNSRVPA; encoded by the coding sequence TTGAAACCTATTCGGGTCTGTCATCTGGCCTCTGGAGATCTCTGGGCTGGGGCCGAGGTGCAAATTGCCACGCTACTTCGGGCACTCAAGGCTGATCAGAGGTTTGATCTGTCGGCGATTGTGCTGAACAAGGGGAGACTAGCGGAAGAGCTTGCGGCTGCTGGTATCTCGGTAATGGTCTATGATGAGTCTGCGGGCGCATGGTCAACCCTGCGTTCCCTGGTCTCTCATCTGCGCCGTCACCGTCCGGACATTGTGCATTCCCATCGATACAAAGAGCATATTTTAGGTGCCTTTGCCGCAAAACTATCGCACAATTCACTAGTGGTCCAAACTTACCATGGATTGGATGAGCATCTTCACGGCTGGGCTGCGGTGAAGATGAGAGCCTACACCACACTGAATACGATTGTAGGAAAAGTCGCGGGGCACGGATTCGTAGGCGTGTCGGAAGAAATCTCCGCGATACTTCGGTGTCGGTATACGACAGGAAAGGTCAGCTGTATCAGAAACGGCGTCGACTTAACACGTGTGAAAACGACAAGCAGCGGCGCCCATCTGCGTAAGCAGTTAGGTATTTCGTCCAGCGAGTTTGTGATTGGATCGGTGGGGCGCCTGACCCCGGTCAAGGGGCTTGAATACTTAATACGGGCCGTATCGAAGAATAAAGGACCTCGGGAGAGGAAGTTATTGATTGTCGGCGATGGTCCGTTAAGGCCTGCGTTGGAAGGGCTTGCGAGGGAAGTTGGTGTTGCGGGACGCGTACTGTTCTTGGGCGCCAGAAATGATGTGTACGACCTGATGGGGGTGTTTGATGTCTTGGCATTGCCGTCTCTCCACGAAGGTGTTCCGATGGTTTTACTGGAGGCGATGGCGATGGCCGTGCCGATCATTGCGAGCCGTGTCGGAGGGATTCCGGAGATCTTGGACGACGAGCAAGGAGCCCTACTGGTGCAGGCCAGGGATGTCGACGTACTCGCGGATGCTATTGAGACGATGGCGAATGATGAGGTGTTGCGCAATCGGCTGCGAAAGGCTGCGCGGGCGCGAGTCGAGTCACGCTTTTCCATTGAGCGGACGGCAGCCCTGACAGGCGATTTATATTGTGAGCTGATGGGTAACTCGAGAGTGCCTGCGTGA
- a CDS encoding GNAT family protein translates to MESKEIAGVCLYGEHLARAFHEFCRVIWPGSSREIDSGQTTPASQADTGPASPPDAPTFVFLKDEKIVGHVTTIPVRLSISSGVKAAHWIVGFMVLPEYRSGLVGPLLIKEVNRALDCAMSLHVEPPVLRILTGLKWVHKGVLPQYLRVMNARGVLENIQPSTVEAVSAGGESSFLRPYLKSRFVRLVGSAGLALGQRLWLGMNCLARPKPIQADLQWEEAFDDSYTHLWQSVAGQLGAALVRDRAALESRYGRKIEGYRLLTCRRDEKLLGYCIVKFKQFLNDRRMGDMKFGTIVDCLYDPRESSVLHGLVAYVAQWARQEGVDALLCTASLKSLGQGLLRNGFLRIHGNLHFAYHSRSPLELEKISLDDWHLMRGDSDADQNF, encoded by the coding sequence ATGGAAAGCAAAGAGATTGCCGGGGTATGCCTGTATGGTGAGCACCTGGCCCGTGCCTTTCATGAATTTTGTCGCGTCATATGGCCTGGTTCATCCCGAGAAATCGACTCAGGGCAGACCACACCTGCTTCACAAGCGGATACAGGCCCAGCTTCCCCACCGGATGCGCCGACGTTTGTGTTTCTCAAAGATGAGAAGATCGTCGGGCATGTAACGACTATTCCCGTGCGGTTGTCGATTTCTTCCGGGGTGAAGGCCGCACACTGGATCGTCGGTTTTATGGTCCTTCCTGAGTATCGGAGCGGGTTGGTAGGGCCGCTTTTGATTAAGGAAGTCAATCGCGCGTTGGATTGCGCGATGTCGCTGCACGTCGAACCTCCCGTCCTTCGAATCTTGACAGGTCTCAAGTGGGTGCATAAGGGCGTGCTCCCGCAGTATCTCCGTGTGATGAATGCCAGAGGCGTCCTGGAAAATATTCAGCCGTCCACGGTAGAAGCGGTATCTGCAGGGGGCGAGAGCTCATTTTTACGGCCTTATTTAAAGAGCAGATTTGTTCGCTTGGTAGGGAGTGCCGGATTGGCACTCGGGCAGCGATTATGGTTGGGAATGAATTGCCTGGCCAGGCCGAAACCGATCCAGGCCGATCTTCAATGGGAAGAGGCTTTCGATGATAGCTATACCCATCTCTGGCAATCCGTGGCCGGGCAGCTGGGCGCGGCTCTGGTTCGAGATCGCGCCGCACTGGAATCTAGGTATGGGAGGAAGATCGAGGGATACCGGCTACTGACGTGCCGCCGCGATGAAAAACTGCTCGGTTACTGTATCGTAAAGTTCAAGCAGTTTTTGAATGATCGACGGATGGGAGATATGAAGTTCGGCACCATCGTGGATTGTCTCTATGACCCTCGGGAGTCCTCTGTTCTGCATGGACTCGTTGCCTATGTCGCCCAGTGGGCGAGGCAAGAGGGAGTCGATGCTCTACTCTGCACGGCATCTCTCAAGTCGCTTGGACAGGGGCTGCTAAGAAACGGGTTTTTAAGAATCCATGGGAATCTCCACTTCGCATACCACAGTCGATCTCCATTGGAGCTTGAAAAGATCTCGCTCGATGACTGGCACCTCATGCGTGGTGACTCTGATGCTGACCAGAACTTTTAG
- a CDS encoding acyl carrier protein, translating into MTIEAIVGKVFNLDPWNVTDSSSKDTLAEWDSMGHLSLITSLEEHYKVSLSIADAMEMTSVGKIKAILKGYGISS; encoded by the coding sequence ATGACCATTGAAGCGATTGTCGGAAAAGTATTTAATCTTGATCCGTGGAATGTGACCGACTCGTCCTCCAAAGACACTCTTGCGGAGTGGGACTCGATGGGACATTTGTCGCTGATCACGAGTCTGGAGGAACATTATAAAGTCTCTCTCTCCATCGCCGATGCCATGGAAATGACGAGTGTCGGAAAGATCAAGGCGATCTTGAAGGGCTACGGCATTTCCTCCTGA